From one Alosa alosa isolate M-15738 ecotype Scorff River chromosome 5, AALO_Geno_1.1, whole genome shotgun sequence genomic stretch:
- the ranbp1 gene encoding ran-specific GTPase-activating protein produces the protein MADPKDTQEEHDASTENAEDSNHDPHFEPIVSLPVQDVKTLEEDEEEIFKMRAKLYRFASENDPPEWKERGTGDVKLLRHKDKGSVRLLMRRDRTLKICANHNIMPLMELKPNAGSDRAWVWNTHADFADEEPKPELLALRFLNAENAQKFKAKFDECKEEVRKFLEKEEKSAGDSDGADKVADKLEELSVKENKDDAKTSDGQKDEVKAEEEKK, from the exons ATGGCAGATCCGAAG GACACACAGGAGGAGCATGATGCCTCTACAGAAAATGCAGAAGACTCAAACCATGACCCCCATTTTGAGCCCATTGTGTCACTTCCAGTACAAGATGTGAAGACGcttgaggaggatgaggaagaaatTTTTAAAAT GCGAGCAAAGCTCTACCGTTTTGCTAGTGAAAATGACCCACCAGAATGGAAGGAGCGTGGTACGGGTGACGTGAAACTTTTGCGACACAAAGATAAGGGTTCCGTTCGTCTATTGATGAGGAGAGACCGCACTCTCAAGATCTGTGCCAACCacaaca TTATGCCTTTGATGGAGCTGAAACCCAATGCTGGCAGTGACAGGGCCTGGGTGTGGAACACACATGCTGACTTTGCAGATGAGGAACCCAAACCAGAACTCCTAGCACTTAGATTCCTAAATGCAGAAA aTGCCCAGAAGTTCAAGGCAAAGTTTGATGAGTGCAAAGAAGAAGTTAGAAAATTTctagaaaaagaagagaaatctg CTGGTGACAGTGATGGTGCAGATAAAGTGGCTGACAAACTGGAGGAACTCTCAGTAAAAGAGAACAAAGATGACGCCAAGACATCGGATGGGCAGAAAGATGAAGTGAAGGccgaggaggagaagaaatga